Part of the Imperialibacter roseus genome, AAAATGTGAATAATGAAGAAGTCTCTCAACCCAATTCCGATCAGCGCCAACGGAATATACTCGATAGTGCGGTACACCACGTTTTCCATCCAATGGTAGCGAAGGTGGGCCGCAAAACCCATTTGCTCCACGGAATGATGAACTTTGTGAAACTCCCAGAGCCAGGGCGACCGGTGAAGCAAGCGATGCACCCACCATTGCACAAAGTCACGCACCACAAACCCGATCAGCAGGTGCGACCACATGGGCCACTTCATTACCTCAAAGGCCAAAAGGTTGTTGATACCGATAACTGCCAGGGCGTCGTTAAAAAGATTGACAACCGAGTTGGAGACAGCATTGTAAATAATGAGCGAAAAGAGAAAGAAGTTAAAGAACATGTAAAAGAAGTCCAGCCAGAAGTCCTTTCTGAACCTGGACTGATCCTTCCTCCAGGGCTTCACCCATTCGAGAATGAAGAAAAAGGCGGATACCAGCAGCAGCCAATAGAAATAATTGTGCCAGCTAGGGTGTAAAATCTCGTTGACCAGATAGTTCCAGTAACCCGTATACGAGCCAACGATGATGTTCCAATACTTTTCCACTTTCTCTTAGCTGATTTAACTAACTACTACTGCTTTTCGGTGGCAAGTCCACTGGCGTTCCATGAAATTATTCCGCCTTCCAGCTCGAAAATTTGCTTGAAGCCCAACTCTTGAAATACTTTGGCTGCCCTGGCGCTCCTGCCTCCTACCTTACAGTAAACTGCAACCGGCTTATTCGGGTCAAGCTTAGCGGCCATCTCCTCAAAATTGACGGTGTTGTAATCGATATTTATTGC contains:
- a CDS encoding sterol desaturase family protein codes for the protein MEKYWNIIVGSYTGYWNYLVNEILHPSWHNYFYWLLLVSAFFFILEWVKPWRKDQSRFRKDFWLDFFYMFFNFFLFSLIIYNAVSNSVVNLFNDALAVIGINNLLAFEVMKWPMWSHLLIGFVVRDFVQWWVHRLLHRSPWLWEFHKVHHSVEQMGFAAHLRYHWMENVVYRTIEYIPLALIGIGLRDFFIIHIFTLAVGHFNHSNIKVPLGPFKYLFNNPQMHIWHHAYDLPRERGYGVNFGITLSIWDYLFKTDYIPYDGRDIKLGFPGVEQFPHDFVGQNLHGIVPEHKREKVSAGKEPTK